From Nycticebus coucang isolate mNycCou1 chromosome 6, mNycCou1.pri, whole genome shotgun sequence, the proteins below share one genomic window:
- the RBM23 gene encoding probable RNA-binding protein 23 isoform X2, whose translation MASDDFDIVIEAMLEAPYKKEEDEQQRKEVKKDSPSNTTNSTSGTSNSGSATIGSSTTGETSKKKRSRSHSRSRDRKRSRDRDRHRRRNSRSRSRGRQHRHRSRSWDRRHSSESRSRDRDRRHEDHVHYRSPPLAAGRIYGHSKSPHFRDKSPVREPIDNLSPEERDARTVFCMQLAARIRPRDLEDFFSAVGKVRDVRIISDRNSRRSKGIAYVEFCEIQSVPLAIGLTGQHLLGVPIIVQASQAEKNRLAAMANNLQKGSGGPMRLFVGSLHFNITEDMLRGIFEPFGKIDNIVLMKDSDTGRSKGYGFITFSDSECARRALEQLNGFELAGRPMKVGQVTERLDGGTDITFPDGDQELDLGSTGGRLQLMAKLAEGSGIQLPTAAPTAAQAAALQLNGAVPLGALNPAALTALSPALNLASQAIASQCFQLSSLFTPQTM comes from the exons ATGGCGTCCGATGACTTTGATATAGTAATTGAGGCCATGCTGGAAGCTCCCTATAAAAAAGAAGAG GATGAGCAGCAAAGGAAAGAGGTTAAAAAGGACAGTCCCAGCAATACCACCAACAGCACCAGCGGCACCAGCAACAGTGGCAGTGCTACCATTGGGAGCAGCACCACTGGGGAGACAAGCAA GAAGAAGAGGAGTCGTAGCCATAGTAGAAGCAGGGACAGAAAGCGCAG TCGAGACCGGGATCGGCATAGACGCAGAAATAGTCGGAGCAGAAGTCGGGGTCGGCAACATCGTCATCGCAGCCGGAGCTGGGATCGTCGGCATAGTAGTGAGTCACGAAGTCGGGACCGAGACCGGCGTCACGAGGATCATGTGCACTACAGGAGTCCTCCACTTGCTGCTGG GCGTATATATGGACATAGTAAGAGTCCTCATTTCAGAGACAAGAGCCCAGTCAG GGAACCAATTGATAATCTGAGTCCTGAGGAGCGTGATGCCCGCACAGTTTTCTGTATGCAGTTAGCTGCCCGCATTCGACCTCGAGACCTGGAGGACTTTTTCTCTGCTGTTGGCAAG GTTCGTGATGTGCGTATCATCTCAGATCGGAATTCACGTCGTTCTAAGGGCATTGCCTATGTAGAATTCTGTGAAATCCAATCTGTGCCACTGGCCATTGGGCTGACTGGACAGCACCTGCTGGGAGTACCTATTATTGTACAGGCTTCACAG gctGAGAAAAACCGACTGGCTGCCATGGCCAACAACCTGCAGAAGGGCAGTGGTGGACCAATGCGCCTCTTCGTGGGCTCCCTGCACTTCAATATCACCGAAGACATGCTCCGGGGCATCTTTGAGCCCTTTGGCAAA ATAGATAATATTGTTCTAATGAAGGACTCAGATACAGGCCGCTCTAAAGGTTATGGTTTCATTACG TTCTCTGACTCTGAGTGTGCCCGGCGGGCCCTGGAACAGTTGAATGGCTTTGAGCTTGCGGGTCGGCCTATGAAGGTTGGCCAGGTGACTGAGCGACTGGATGGTGGCACAGACATCACTTTTCCTGATGGGGACCAGGAGCTGGATCTGGGATCAACAGGTGGACGTTTGCAGCTCATGGCTAAATTGGCAGAAG gTTCTGGAATCCAGCTACCAACTGCTGCTCCCACTGCtgctcaagctgctgccctgcaACTGAATGGAGCAGTTCCTTTGGGGGCCCTGAACCCAGCAGCTCTGACTG CTCTGAGTCCAGCCCTAAACCTCGCTTCCCAGGCAATCGCCTCCCAGTGCTTCCAGCTCTCCAGCCTCTTTACCCCCCAGACCAT GTAA
- the RBM23 gene encoding probable RNA-binding protein 23 isoform X1 — protein sequence MASDDFDIVIEAMLEAPYKKEEDEQQRKEVKKDSPSNTTNSTSGTSNSGSATIGSSTTGETSKKKRSRSHSRSRDRKRSRDRDRHRRRNSRSRSRGRQHRHRSRSWDRRHSSESRSRDRDRRHEDHVHYRSPPLAAGRIYGHSKSPHFRDKSPVREPIDNLSPEERDARTVFCMQLAARIRPRDLEDFFSAVGKVRDVRIISDRNSRRSKGIAYVEFCEIQSVPLAIGLTGQHLLGVPIIVQASQAEKNRLAAMANNLQKGSGGPMRLFVGSLHFNITEDMLRGIFEPFGKIDNIVLMKDSDTGRSKGYGFITFSDSECARRALEQLNGFELAGRPMKVGQVTERLDGGTDITFPDGDQELDLGSTGGRLQLMAKLAEGSGIQLPTAAPTAAQAAALQLNGAVPLGALNPAALTALSPALNLASQAIASQCFQLSSLFTPQTIIRKPTCFV from the exons ATGGCGTCCGATGACTTTGATATAGTAATTGAGGCCATGCTGGAAGCTCCCTATAAAAAAGAAGAG GATGAGCAGCAAAGGAAAGAGGTTAAAAAGGACAGTCCCAGCAATACCACCAACAGCACCAGCGGCACCAGCAACAGTGGCAGTGCTACCATTGGGAGCAGCACCACTGGGGAGACAAGCAA GAAGAAGAGGAGTCGTAGCCATAGTAGAAGCAGGGACAGAAAGCGCAG TCGAGACCGGGATCGGCATAGACGCAGAAATAGTCGGAGCAGAAGTCGGGGTCGGCAACATCGTCATCGCAGCCGGAGCTGGGATCGTCGGCATAGTAGTGAGTCACGAAGTCGGGACCGAGACCGGCGTCACGAGGATCATGTGCACTACAGGAGTCCTCCACTTGCTGCTGG GCGTATATATGGACATAGTAAGAGTCCTCATTTCAGAGACAAGAGCCCAGTCAG GGAACCAATTGATAATCTGAGTCCTGAGGAGCGTGATGCCCGCACAGTTTTCTGTATGCAGTTAGCTGCCCGCATTCGACCTCGAGACCTGGAGGACTTTTTCTCTGCTGTTGGCAAG GTTCGTGATGTGCGTATCATCTCAGATCGGAATTCACGTCGTTCTAAGGGCATTGCCTATGTAGAATTCTGTGAAATCCAATCTGTGCCACTGGCCATTGGGCTGACTGGACAGCACCTGCTGGGAGTACCTATTATTGTACAGGCTTCACAG gctGAGAAAAACCGACTGGCTGCCATGGCCAACAACCTGCAGAAGGGCAGTGGTGGACCAATGCGCCTCTTCGTGGGCTCCCTGCACTTCAATATCACCGAAGACATGCTCCGGGGCATCTTTGAGCCCTTTGGCAAA ATAGATAATATTGTTCTAATGAAGGACTCAGATACAGGCCGCTCTAAAGGTTATGGTTTCATTACG TTCTCTGACTCTGAGTGTGCCCGGCGGGCCCTGGAACAGTTGAATGGCTTTGAGCTTGCGGGTCGGCCTATGAAGGTTGGCCAGGTGACTGAGCGACTGGATGGTGGCACAGACATCACTTTTCCTGATGGGGACCAGGAGCTGGATCTGGGATCAACAGGTGGACGTTTGCAGCTCATGGCTAAATTGGCAGAAG gTTCTGGAATCCAGCTACCAACTGCTGCTCCCACTGCtgctcaagctgctgccctgcaACTGAATGGAGCAGTTCCTTTGGGGGCCCTGAACCCAGCAGCTCTGACTG CTCTGAGTCCAGCCCTAAACCTCGCTTCCCAGGCAATCGCCTCCCAGTGCTTCCAGCTCTCCAGCCTCTTTACCCCCCAGACCAT CATCAGAAAGCCTACTTGTTTTGTATGA
- the RBM23 gene encoding probable RNA-binding protein 23 isoform X3: MASDDFDIVIEAMLEAPYKKEEDEQQRKEVKKDSPSNTTNSTSGTSNSGSATIGSSTTGETSKKKRSRSHSRSRDRKRSRDRDRHRRRNSRSRSRGRQHRHRSRSWDRRHSSESRSRDRDRRHEDHVHYRSPPLAAGRIYGHSKSPHFRDKSPVREPIDNLSPEERDARTVFCMQLAARIRPRDLEDFFSAVGKVRDVRIISDRNSRRSKGIAYVEFCEIQSVPLAIGLTGQHLLGVPIIVQASQAEKNRLAAMANNLQKGSGGPMRLFVGSLHFNITEDMLRGIFEPFGKIDNIVLMKDSDTGRSKGYGFITFSDSECARRALEQLNGFELAGRPMKVGQVTERLDGGTDITFPDGDQELDLGSTGGRLQLMAKLAEGSGIQLPTAAPTAAQAAALQLNGAVPLGALNPAALTALSPALNLASQAIASQCFQLSSLFTPQTM, translated from the exons ATGGCGTCCGATGACTTTGATATAGTAATTGAGGCCATGCTGGAAGCTCCCTATAAAAAAGAAGAG GATGAGCAGCAAAGGAAAGAGGTTAAAAAGGACAGTCCCAGCAATACCACCAACAGCACCAGCGGCACCAGCAACAGTGGCAGTGCTACCATTGGGAGCAGCACCACTGGGGAGACAAGCAA GAAGAAGAGGAGTCGTAGCCATAGTAGAAGCAGGGACAGAAAGCGCAG TCGAGACCGGGATCGGCATAGACGCAGAAATAGTCGGAGCAGAAGTCGGGGTCGGCAACATCGTCATCGCAGCCGGAGCTGGGATCGTCGGCATAGTAGTGAGTCACGAAGTCGGGACCGAGACCGGCGTCACGAGGATCATGTGCACTACAGGAGTCCTCCACTTGCTGCTGG GCGTATATATGGACATAGTAAGAGTCCTCATTTCAGAGACAAGAGCCCAGTCAG GGAACCAATTGATAATCTGAGTCCTGAGGAGCGTGATGCCCGCACAGTTTTCTGTATGCAGTTAGCTGCCCGCATTCGACCTCGAGACCTGGAGGACTTTTTCTCTGCTGTTGGCAAG GTTCGTGATGTGCGTATCATCTCAGATCGGAATTCACGTCGTTCTAAGGGCATTGCCTATGTAGAATTCTGTGAAATCCAATCTGTGCCACTGGCCATTGGGCTGACTGGACAGCACCTGCTGGGAGTACCTATTATTGTACAGGCTTCACAG gctGAGAAAAACCGACTGGCTGCCATGGCCAACAACCTGCAGAAGGGCAGTGGTGGACCAATGCGCCTCTTCGTGGGCTCCCTGCACTTCAATATCACCGAAGACATGCTCCGGGGCATCTTTGAGCCCTTTGGCAAA ATAGATAATATTGTTCTAATGAAGGACTCAGATACAGGCCGCTCTAAAGGTTATGGTTTCATTACG TTCTCTGACTCTGAGTGTGCCCGGCGGGCCCTGGAACAGTTGAATGGCTTTGAGCTTGCGGGTCGGCCTATGAAGGTTGGCCAGGTGACTGAGCGACTGGATGGTGGCACAGACATCACTTTTCCTGATGGGGACCAGGAGCTGGATCTGGGATCAACAGGTGGACGTTTGCAGCTCATGGCTAAATTGGCAGAAG gTTCTGGAATCCAGCTACCAACTGCTGCTCCCACTGCtgctcaagctgctgccctgcaACTGAATGGAGCAGTTCCTTTGGGGGCCCTGAACCCAGCAGCTCTGACTG CTCTGAGTCCAGCCCTAAACCTCGCTTCCCAGGCAATCGCCTCCCAGTGCTTCCAGCTCTCCAGCCTCTTTACCCCCCAGACCATGTAA